The genome window CATTACCCAAGATAATAAGGGGAAAATACCCTAGGAAATTGGAGGATATTCCACCAATTATTAGCCCAGCTAGAGGTGGTGAAGTTCAAATTACTAGGGGATGTCCTAGAGGCTGTTGGTTCTGTTCAGTAACTCCGGATACATTCATTTCTTTCCCAATAGACTACATAATGAAAGAGGTACAAGTTAATATGAAAGCTGGAATTAAGGATGTTAGTCTAATAACTGATGACATGTTACTATATGGAACTAAAAGGCTTAATGAGGTTAATCATGATGCCATAATAAGGTTATACACTGAGTTGAAGAGAGCTGGAGTGGACTATATAAATTTTGCCCATATTTCCGCCGCACCAGTCAAGTTAAGTCCTAAGACTGTTAAGGCTATGAGTGAGATAGCTGAATGGAATGAGGAAAGGGCTGTTTCTCCAGTGGTAGGACTTGAGACTGGAAGTGAAAAAATATTTAATAAGTATATGAAAATGAAGGCATTTCCATGGAACTACACTCATTGGAAGGATTTAATAGTCGAAGCAACTGCAATAATGAACGAAAGTTACATCTTCCCTTGTTATACGATGACAATAGGATATCCAGAAGAGACTGACAAAGACGTAGAGGATTCAATAAAGTTAGTAGAATACATCATAGATCATGAACCAATTGCATGGATATTCCCATTGCCAGTTATACCAATGGGATTATCTAAAATTAGGGATAATCCTTTACCTGCATTAGAGAGATTACCATCTAGATATTGGGATTTGTTATATCTCTCATGGAAATATGATTTGAAGATTACTAGAAGACTTGGAAATGCAATAGCGTATACTAGTAAGAATCCATTCATAAGATCAATTGTAACGTATATGATCGATAAAGTGTTTAACACTATAGAGTGGTATTTTGAAAGACTTAAGGAAACTAAAGGAAAGTCAGCCTTAGAGTATAAAGACCTAAATCTAGATACTACTTATGGCGTTATTTGGTCAATATTTCAACTATTCAAACTAGCTTTCTCTTCTTCCTCACTAAGTAAGTGAATGATTCGGGAAAAAATAATTTCAACTTTTAGTATAGATTTTTTCTAGAACTGCTTTGTTTTCAGAATTTGACTTAATCCTAATAATATAAGATAAGCACCAAGCAATCCGATAGAACTAACAAACATCTCTGAAAATATTTCAATCGGTTCACTATGTGCAATACCAATTATAAACGCAACTAAAACCCACGTTAAAATCAATGTTCCTCCCCTCTTCATGGTTCTATTATTATAGATATTACTGGCCCCTAGGTATCCTAGTCCTATTAAAAATACTCCCGCCAGTGACACCAAATCTCCACCTATCACAATTCTACCAGCTATAGGGATAACACCTTGTTGTGACTTAATTAGGATAAGAGCTATTAAGCCAGCTAAGACTAATATGTAGCCTACTACTGCAATAGTACCTCCAAGCGTTCCTTTATTTAACCGCTTTCCAGAAGTGGTCAGTAATTTAAATCCCTCTCTTATTCTTAATAAAGAGAGTATAAATATGGGCAATAAAACTGCCTCAGTAATTAAGGCAATCTCCGCGTAAACCCCTGAACGGGCTAGCATGCTATTAATTGTTAGAGGTAAATGAAACACTGAGATTAATATTAGGAAAATTACAGCTGACATTAGAATGTCTAGGATGGAATAAATTAAGAAATAGTTAGCTCCTTTCCTAATATCTTCTAATCCTACTTTCTCGGTATTTTATTGTGGCATAATAAAGTTAGTTTTTCTATATAAAAAACTTTTCTATTATGCTTTTTTAATTAATTGCTATAATAAGAAATTAATGACGCGGTTTTTAGGAACTCACCTATTATTGGAAAAAGGCATACCAGACCAGAGCTTTAATGGATGCTTAAAAAATTGAAACTAATTAGAGAAAAAGGTATTTAATTAGCTAATTTAATAGTAACATATGAGTTCGTGTGAGATCTTTCCATTAATTTCAAAGTTAAGTGCCGAAGGGAAGCGCTTTGCAATAGTTTCAATTTATAAGGGAAATAGACTAGAGAGAACTTTAGTATCAGATGGAAAAGTACTCCTTGGAAGTCTAGATAAAGAAGTAATTGGACTTGCAATGGAAGCATTGGAAAAGGGTGAAGTTATTCAAAAGGATATAGAAGGTGGAAAATTAGTCATTGAACCGATAGAACCTAGACCGGGTATTATCGTAGTGGGATCTGGTATTATTGCTAAGTTTATAGCCAAATTAGCTGTAGATATGGGTTATTACGTTGCAGTAGTGGGTTCTGGAGACGTTAAGGAAGAGGACTTCCCTGGAGTTTACGCCATCTCAAATGATCTCAGCCTACTAGAACAAATGGTAGACGAGGATTCAATTGTAATTGTAGCAAATGAGGGAGGTAAACCGTATGATATAGATGCATTATATATTGCAATGAAAAACAAGGCTAGATTTGTGGGACTATTAGCTAGTCAAAAGAGAGCAGCTTTAATGATTTCACTACTAATGAAGAGAAATATTCCATTAGAGGAAATTAAGAAAAAACTACACTCTCCACTAGGTTTAGATATTGGTTCAAAGACTTCAGAGGAGATAGCTTTGAGCATATTATCTGAGGTGGTTATGGAACTTAGGGGAGGTACGGGGAAAAGATTACAAGAAGTGAAGAATCCTTATCTTCTACTAGACGATGCTTTAGCTGGAAAGATTGAGGATAAATGTATGTTTGTACCTAAGTCTTTAAGTCAACAGTGAATATATTAACAATCAATTCCTTTTTTAACACATGAAAGCAGCAATTCTTACACAGTTTAATTCGCCTTTTATCATAGGGAATGCTGAGCCTAAAGGTGTAGGAGTTAAAGTAAATGTAGCGTATACTGGAATATGTGGAAGAGATTTAGTTATATGGAAGGGCGGATTTAAAAACCTCAAATTACCCTTAATCTTAGGACATGAAATAGTAGGCTACTATAAGGGAAAACCAGTTGCAGTTTATCCAAACTTAAATTGTGGAAGCTGTGAGTACTGCAAAAGCGGGAAGGAGAATCTGTGTGATAATGCTAGAATTTTGGGAGAAGGGGAGATAACTGGAGGATACGCTGAGGAGATTATTGTTCCGGAAAGGAACATTATACCCTTACCAGATGATAAACTTGAAAAATATGCTGCTACGATGGACCCTATAGCCACTGCAATTCACGCGACCAAGCTTGCAAATTTAAATAAAGATAGTAAAGTTTTAGTAACTGGTGCAGGTGGAGGAGTAGGTATTCATCTTATTCAATACTTGAAACTTTTAGGTATATCAAACGTTTACGGGCTATCCTCTAAAGGTGAAAGGTTACGAGAATTGGGAGTAGCACCCATTAGTGATATAAAAGGTGAAAAGTTTGATGTTGTCTTCGAACTAGTAGGTTCTAAAACTATAAACGATTCTCTAAGGGCATTAAAAAAGGAGGGTACCCTAGTTTTGATTGGAAATACTGAGGGTGAGCCAATAACACTGTTAAGACCTGCGATGACTATAATGAGACAGCATAAAATTATAGGTTCAGCGTCCTATACTAAGTCAGAATACGAGGAAGCCATTAAATTGGTGGGAGAAGGTAAAATTAAAGCTATATATGAGATCTACGAACTAGAAAGGATAAATGAGGCATATAGGAAAATGATGGAGAGAAAGATTCTTGGAAGAGCTGTATTAAAGGTAATATAACCTTCTTCGTACATGTAGTTCTTATAAGGTGTTAACCTTAATATTATATTTTTGCGTTGTTTTTTCTCTGTTTTCACAGAATCAATACATTAGTTTCTGAGATAATTATATGTAAAAATATAGGCTGAAATAAAACATAATGATAGAAAGAGTTATAATCAGTCTAGTTGGTCATTAGAATATATGGTCTTACCTTTCAGTAGTGTGGAAGCATTTTCTATAAACATTTCTGAAAAACATGAATTATTTAGGAGAGCAGTAAGAGAATTCATGGAAAGGGATGTTGCGCCATACGTAGAAAAGGGTGAAAAAGAAGGTACGGTACCGAAGGAAGTATTGGAAAAGGCTAAGGATATTGGTCTATATGGTGTTGCGGTACCAGAACAGTACGGTGGACAAGGTGGAGATACGTTAATGACAGCAATAGCACAAGAGGAAATATCAAGAGTTTGGGCTTCACTGTCTACGAGAATATCTGTTGGAGGTCTATTCATGACTCCAATATTGCTTTTCGGTAATGAAGAACAGAAGAAAAAGTACGTTACTCCAGTGGCTAGGGGAGATAAAGTCGCAGCTTTTGCTAATACTGAACCAGCAGCTGGATCAGACGTTGCAGGAATACAGACAGTAGCTAAAAAGATAAATGGTAAATACGTTATTAATGGTAGGAAGATCTTTATCACTAATGGTGGAATAGCTGATTACTACATAGTTACAGCTAGGACGTCACCACCAGAGCCTAATGCTAGATGGAAAGGAATATCAATGTTTATAGTAGAAAGAGAATGGAAAGGAGTTAAGGTATTAAACAGAATTGAGACTATGGGATTAAGAGCTTCAAACACTGCTGAGTTAGCCTTTGAAGATGTTGAAGTCCCTGCAGAAAATCTATTGGGAGAAGAGGGTAATGGATTCAAGTACGCAATGGCGACTTTCGATAGAACAAGGGTTGGTGTTGCTGCTCAAGGAGTTGGTGTTGCTCAAGCTGCTTTAGAGAGAATGGTTGCATATTCGACTCAGAGGTTTGCTTTCCAAAGTCCATTAATAGGATTTCAAATGGTTCAAGAAAAGATAGCCGAATCATTAACTGAAGTAAATACTGCAAGATTACTTACATACTGGGCAGCCAGTTTATTTGACCGTGGTCTTGAGAATGAGGCTATAGTAGCAGCCTCAATGGCAAAATTATACGCTACAGATATCGCAGAGAAGGTCGCGATTAGGGCTATAACTGTTCATGGAGGATATGGTGTAGCTACTTCTACTGGTGTCGAGAGATTGTTAAGAGATGTCGAAGTAATGAGAATATATGAAGGGGCCAACGATATTCAGAAACTTGTTATATTAAGGGAAACTGCGAGAAGACTCCTCGGAATCAAGATGTAAAATTTTTTATAGATGTTTTTCTAAGTATTATAACATGAATAGCGAATATTACGAATACCAATTAACAATAGATAAGATATTAGATTCTGGTTCTAGAAGTTTTCCAGATAGAGAAATAGTTTACAGAGATATTAGAAGATACACATTTAGATCTTTCGCTAATTCTGTAAGAAGATTTGCAAACGGATTAAGAAAGATAGGAGTTAAGAAAGGAGAAAAGATAGGAGTTATAGATTGGGATACTGATGTCTACATGCACAACTATTACGCAATACCAATGATAGGTGGAGTGCTACATACAGTGAATATCAGATATCCCTTAGAGTTAATAGCTAAGACCATATTACATGCAGAGGATAAGTATTTAGTAGTAAGAGATGAGTTCCTTCCACTTATAGAAAAGGCGAAGGGAATAATGCCAGTAGGGATAAAAATAATATCCTACAGTGATTCTAAGGAAAAAGTGAGAAGCTCATTAAATACGATAGATTTTTGGGAATTGATTGAATCAAATGAGCCATTAGAAGAGGAAATTAACGTTAATGAAAACGATATGGCAACGATTTTTTACACTTCTGGTACTACAGGTGAGCCAAAGGGCGTATGGTTTAACCATAGGAAGATAGTATTACATGCTATGAGTGTAAGCTTGGTTGGAGCTAGACCTCCCTTAAGTTTGACCTCAAACGATGTATATATGATCCTAGTTCCTATGTTTCACGTTCACGCCTGGGGATATCCATATGTGGCACTAATGGCTGGAGTTAAATACGTATTGCCAGGTAAATACGATTACAGTTTTATACTAAAGTTAATGGATAAGGAGAACGTAACTTATTCAGCAATGGTACCAACTATACTGTACCTATTACTAACGAATCCCGATGCTCCTAAGTATCTCCATGTATTTAAGAGGTGGAAGGTCACAATAGGAGGTTCAGCATTACCGGAGGGATTAGCTAAAAAGGCTAAAGAGTTGGGTATTACAGTAATAGGAGGATATGGTCTATCTGAAACTTGTCCAGTATTGTCAGTTGGTTACTACAACTCAGAAGTTGAAGGACTAGATGAAAATACAAAATTCATGGAGCAAATATCTGCTGGGGCACCCATTCCCTTAGTCCAAATTAAAATTATAGATCCGGCTACTGGAAAAGAAAAGGAGACTGGCAAGATAGGGGAAATAGTAGTTAGAGCACCGTGGTTAACCCAAGAGTATTATAAGGATCCAGAAAAGACTAAGGCCTTATGGAAAGGTGGATGGTTGCATACTGGTGACTTAGCCTATATGGATCAGTACGGATATATACATATAGTTGATAGAGAGAAGGATGCCATAAAGAGCGGTGGTGAATTCATTCCTTCGCTACTCTTAGAAAACGCCATATCGTTACATCCTAAGGTATCTCAAGTTGCAGTAGTTGGAGTTAAAGACGAGAAATGGGGAGAAAGGCCAGTTGCATTCATAGTTCCAAAAGAGCAAGTGTCTGAGGAGGAAATAAAGCAATTCTTACTGAAACTCGCTGAAGAGGGTAAAATCCAGAAGTGGTGGATTCCAGATAAGATCATATTCATAAGTTCTATGCCTCTAACTTCAACCAATAAGATAGATAAAAAGGTACTTAGAGACATGACACAAACTAAATAAACTATCAAGCGGTAGATTAAATTATGAGAAATGTAGCAATTATCGGGACTGGACACACCAAATTCGGAGTAAGGACAGATGTTAATTTACAAGAACTGGCATGGGAAGCTGTTAAACAAGCGTTAGAGGAGGCAAATCTAGAACAAAACGAGATCCAATACTTCGTAGTTGGCAATGTAGGGAATTGGAGTTCAGAAGAATTACCAGCAGTAATCGTAGGGGAATATTGTAACCTAACACCAAAAGGGACCATGAGAGTTGAGGCAGCGTGTTCTACTGGAAGTGCAGCTATAAGAGATGCATATCTGGCAATTAAATCTGGTGAAGTTGATATCGCATTAGTCGTGGGAGTAGAGCAAATGCATCAAGCACCTAATCCTCAAGTAGTTGAACTAATTGGTAGAGCTGGAGGTTATTTCTGGGAATTTGAGAACTTCGGACTAACCTTCCCGGGGTATTATGCACTTCACGCCTCAGCGTATATGGCTAAGTATGGTATGAAGGAGGAAGATTTAGGAAAGATTGCAATTAAGAATCATTATTATGGGGCTAGAAACCCTTATGCGCAATTTCAAAAGGAAATAACCATGGAGGAATATTTGAAGTCTAAACCAGTTGCTTATCCATTAAAGCTTTTGGACTCTTCTCCAATTACTGATGGTGCTGCTGCAATAGTTTTAGCATCTGAGGAAGTTGCTAGAAAGATAACTGATTCTCCCGTATGGATAGTATCACAAGGAGTTGCTAGTGGTACTGCAAACTTGAGTAGGAGAACTGACTTCACACATATAGAAGCAGCGCAGATTGCTGCACAACAGGCATATAAGAAAGCTGGAATAGAATTCGATAACGCGTGGAAGAACTTCGACGTAGCAGATGTACACGACTGCTTCACAATAGCGGAAATAATGGCATATGAAGATTTGGGATTTGCAAAAAGAGGTGAGGGGTATCTATTGGCAAGAGAAGAACAAACATATATCGGTGGAAAAATACCAGTAAACGTTGATGGAGGGTTAAAAGCAAAAGGGCATCCAATAGGGGCAACTGGAGTAAGCATGGCAGTCTCAATAGCTCGACAATTGCTATACAGAGCCCATAAGGGAACACAAGTAGAGGTAAGAAACGGAATGGGGATAACGCATAACGTAGGAGGAACTGGTCATTACGCATACGTAACAATATACTCAACTAGGAGGCCATCTAAATGAGTTTAAACGAAATAAGAGATAAGATGCAAAAGGAAATCTCGCAATCTTTGACAATACTTGATAATGTAATAAAGACCACAAAATTGCCAATAGTGAATGAACAAAAGACTAATAACCCTCTCTGGATAGACGTAAGGGAAATAGACTTAAGGTATCAGGTTCCAGTTAAAAAGATAATCAAGTTCTTTGAAGGATTAAGGGAAGGTAAAGTTCTAGCCACGAAATGCCCCAAATGTGGTTCAGTATATTTTCCCCCTCAGGATGACTGTCCAAAGTGTAAAATCTCCAATTTAGATTGGATCGAAATGCCTAAGGAAGGCGAAATCGTAGCGTATACTATAATTAACGTTAAACCTCCGTCCTTCTCACACTATCAAGATTACGTAGTTGGCATAGCTAGAATGAGTAATGGGGTAAATGTTCTAAGCTGGGTAAGGGCTAAAGAAGTTAAAGTTGGAATGAAAGTTAGACTCGAAGTTGTGGAGAGGAAACCAGAAGGTTATCTGACTTATGAATTAGTGCCAATGGGCTGAAGTTTCATGATAAGAAGCGTTTTAGTTATTGGATCAGGTACAATGGGGCATGGAATTGCAGAAGTTTCAGCTATTGCTGGATATAATGTTTACTTGAGTGATATTTCAAAAGATATACTGGATAATGCAATGCAGAAAATTAGATGGAGTTTAGAAAAGTTATATGAAAAGGGTAACTTAAAGGAAAGTGTAGAAAACGTTTTGGGAAGAATTAAGACTATAATAGGGTTGCCAAATGAGTTAAGAGAAATAGACATCTCGATAGAAGCAATTCCAGAGAAATTGGATTTAAAGAGGCAACTATTTTCTAAGCTTGAAGAACTCTTACCTAACAGCGCAATACTAGCTACTAATACTAGTAGCTTACCAATTACGGAAATTGCCATGGCTGTAAAAAGGCAAGAAAGGGTTATAGGAACGCACTTCTTTAATCCCCCAGTGTTAATGCAGTTAGTGGAGATAATAAGGGGAAGTAAAACTTCTGACGAGACAGTTAAACAGACTTATGAGTTTATTAAATCCCTCGGAAAGAGACCAATAATAGTTAATAAGGACGTACCTGGTTTTGTCGTAAATAGGATATTATTAAGAATAATCACCACAGCTTGCATGTTGATCGAAAATGGAGTTTGTGATTACACTACAGTTGACGCAGTTGCTAGATATAAGTTAGGATTTCCGATGGGAGTTTTTGAGCTTGTAGATTATACTGGAGTAGATGTTAACTATTACGTAAGTTCTGCAATGATTGAAAGAGGATTTAAGGCCTATCCATGCAGGACATTAGAGGAGATGAGCAAAAAGGGATATCTTGGTGTAAAGACTGGAAAAGGCTTCTATACTTATCCATCAAATAAGTACATCAAGCCTAATTTACCTCCACAACTCGCTGAGAAGTTAAATCCATTGTACATAATTGCCCCCGCAATAATTGAGGCAAATTGGATGGTTAAAAACGGAGTTGCAAGTAGGGAAGATATTGATCTGGGTGTCAGATTAGGACTAAGTTTTCCTAAAGGTATTTTCGATTACGAAAGAGAGTACGGAAGAGAAAACGTAGTTAAAGCCTTAGAGGAGTTGAAGAAGATTTCAAATATGGAAGAGTATTTATCCGAATAAAAAAGCTAAATTTTTTTAACGAATTCGCAATATATTTCTCTGAAGCCCATTTTTCTATAAAATGAGATCGCTATTAAATTTCTAGATGGAAATTCAGCTCCTATTATTTCTATTCCTTTATTTTTCAACTCATTTATTATGAAATTTACTATCTCGTTACCTACTCCCTGCCTTCTATACGAAGGATGTACGTAAAATTCCCTAATTAATGCTTCTTTTTCCGGTACGTAAAATAGCCTATCTATTATTAAGACCCTTGCTGCTCCAACTACCCTACCTTGATCTTCCGCAACCACTATCATCTCATTTGTATCTTCGAGACTTTTCTCTAACACCTTGTTAATTCTTTCCTCCAGGTTTTCTGGTGTCAATAGTAGAGGATCAAACTCACTATTTAATCTATACATTCTACTGAAAAAATCTATTAAAGTTTTGACGTCCTCTCTAGAAGCCCTTCTTATGGTGACCATGTGGATATCACCAGATTCATTATTTTCCTAGCCCTTAATATTCTCTCCTTAGCAATCTCTCTAAACTCTTCTTTACTCTTTTTAACTCTAGCTAATCCTAATTCAACAGCCTTACTTGCGACTGCTGCAGCTTCCTCATAAAATGCCTCCCATTCGTCCATTCTAGGTATTATGTAGTTCTCATTTATCCCCTTATCCCTAGCGTATTTTGCAAGAGCCTCTGATGCGGCAATTATCATCTCGTCTGTTATCGCCTTAGCCCTACTATCTAAAACTCCTCTAAATATTGCTGGAAATATTAAGGAGTTATTTACTTGATTAGGAAAATCGCTCCTGCCTGTTGCAACAATTTTCGCTCCAGCCTCCTTAGCTTCTTGTGGCCATATCTCCGGAACTGGATTAGCTAAGGCAAAGACTATTGCGTCCTTATTCATTAAACTTATCCATTCCTTCTTTATTACATTTGGGCCCGGAGTAGAGGCTGCAACTACAGCATCAGCGCCATTAAACGCATCCTTTATTTCTTTAGCTTCCCATTTATTTGTTTTTATAGCTAATTCATACTTCCATTTATGATATAACATTAAGTGATCAACATCTTCTCTATCAGCATACAGCGGGCCCTTGCTATCAATCATTACCATGTTTTCATATTTGAAACCATATTTAGCTAAAATTCTAGCGGCTGCAATATTTGATGCTCCAGCACCGTAGAATACTACTTTACTTTCCTTAGGGTCCTTATTGGTTAAGATCATTGCGTTAATCAACCCAGCTAGGATAGCCGCTGCAGTACCTTGTTGATCATCATGCCACACTGGAATATTTAATATTGATTGTAGTTTTTCTAGAATATAGAAACATTTTGGTGACTCAATGTCTTCAAGATTAATTCCACCAAAAGACGTTTCTAAGGCCTTTACAACATTTGTGAACTCATCTGCATTCTTAACATTAATTGGTAAAGGTACTGCATCAACGCCTCCCAAGTATTTGAATAATAATGCCTTCCCTTCCATTACCGGCATTGCAGCTGTTGGACCAATATTTCCCAAACCCAAAACTCTTGTTCCATCTGTTACTACTGCTATTGTGTTCCATCTGCTAGTTAACTCAAAACTTTTGTCCGGATCCTTATAAATTGCCTTGGATACTTCAGCCACACCTGGAGTATAAATAAGTGCGAAATCGTTATAAGAGGTAATGGGAATTTTCGGATATATCTCGATTTTTCCTTCGTACTTCCTTGACAATTCTACAGGATCAACCATGAAAAAATATATCATAAAACAAATTTATAAATGAATACGCTCACTTTTGTTAGGTAACTTTAAAGTTTACTCCCAAATGGTTAGTGTGTGAAAATATTAAAATACCTATTACCTTATGTAATGGTAACGTCATTTAACTACTACTTTGCAAAGGATGCAATAACGTTTTCATCCCCAATCTCTTTCAATCTCATTAGGTATGTTATATCTTCTATTATATTTTTGTCAATTAGTAGAGGAAAAATAATCTTTAACAGAGATGTGATACAATTGGCAGTTTTCACTACAGTATCATCATTATTATGGGCCTACGGCTTAATTTACGTTAGCCCAGCTGAGTCAGCAGTCCTAAGCTATACAATGCCCTTGTTTTCAATACCTATTTCCTTATTTATATTATTAGAAAGACCTACACTACTTGAGATTGTTGGAGTAATTATAGGTTTCTCAGGGGTAATCTTATACGGTTTACCACTAGTTCACGGCCTTACGCTATTTGGATCAATTCTAACAATTATTAATGCCTTATTTTGGGGATTATTTACGGTTTACTACAGAAAATTAAGGGAATACGATTCTATAACAGTGAATGTGAGCCAATTTACGATAGGAAGTATAATTCTAGCATTGCTACTCCCAATCGACTATAACATCGATACAAACCAAGAATTTTATGTGGGCATTGCATATACATCAACTTTAGGTGGTGCCATTTCATTCTTCCTTTGGAACATGATGGTTAAGGTGGAGAAGATACCTAAGGTTACAGTTCTTAGTTTCTCAGTGCCTATTCTAACCACTCTTGTGGAGTATCTACTGTTTCACGTTATACCTTTTCCTATACAATTGTTCGGAATTTTCTTGATGTTTTTGGGAATTTTAATCTCCAGATCAAGAACATTATTAAGTTAAACTTTTTAATGTGACTTTAAAAAATAAAAGTATGGCAAAAGTCCTCTTCTTAATAATGTCTGGAGACGAGAAGTTCGATTTAGCAATGAGGATGGCTTATAACTCAGTTAAAAATAAGAGATATGAAGACGTTAAAGTTATATACTTCGGACCAAGTCAGAAGAAATTAACGCAATTAGATGGGGATATGAAGAACATGTTCCAAGAACTACTTCAAAACAAAATTATAGATTCAGCTTGCATAGGAGTTGCACAAGCAATGAACATAAAGCCTCATTTAGAGAATTTAGGAGTGTCATTATTACCAGCTGGTGAGAGAGTATCCTATTACGTTAATCAAGGCTATGAGGTAATAACATTTTGAACATATGGTTAGCAGGTGCTGGAATAGCAATTTTACAAACACTTATAGGAAATATAATCGTTTTTTATAACTATCCTTCTCTATTGTTACTTCACGTGTTAGTTGCCATTGTACTTTTAGCAATAACGAGCTATGGTTATTTTAAGGTAAAACTACCAGTAGAAAAGAGAATTCTTGCCGGAAATATTGGATTAATTGTGATTACTGGTGCATTAGGTTATCTATATACGGGAGTGTTCTCATGCAGTCATCTTATTCGATATATTATAGTAAAATTATATCAGATTATCTCTAATATACTGTACTGCCCTCAAGTAGATCTCGTTTAAGGGCGTTATCTCTCTTGAGAACACGTGAGGATACATAACGTTCAACAAGGCTAAACTGTAATCCACCATCCTCTGACTCCTATTAACCCTAGTATCCCTAGCTAACCTTGCAAGATGAGACCTACACCAAGAATTATGGCTCTCCACAATGTAAGTGTACCTCTTGCTCGCCACGCGTTTATCAAGAACTTGATAAACACAGTAGTGATCAGTATAATTTACCCCACTCCTAGGTAACCAGCTCAAGAGGAGACGGAAAGTCCCATAACTCTATCCCCAAACTCGTAAAAAGGTACCCCATCAGAAAGAGCAGTCCAAATCCAGAGATCCGCTCTAACCTTCCCATGCCTAACACGAAGATAAGTCCAGAACTCGTCAAACACTGTAGACTTGGCCACGAAACTCTTGAGTTGCCCCCTCAATATTATTAAGCTCGTGAAGGCCTTTGCTCCAATCCTCTTCACTAGGCTGTAGTTAATGGCTTTCCCTCAACTCTTGATATTGCCCTCATGCTCATCCTGTTCAAGTACTCCTTTAAGATTCTCTCCCTTTGTTCCTTATTCATTCTGTGTTTCAACGTGTTGTAAAACGTTCTTCCACACGCTTTACACTTGTATTTTTCTTTCCCTCTAGATGAGCCGTTCTTGACTACCCTATTCGAGTTGCATGATGGGCATGTTGGTCTCTTCTCCTCCCTATTTCCTCAAGTAGTAGTATAGTGTTGATGGTGGGATTCCTATTTTCGTGATCTGAACTCCCAAGGAGTATGCTAACGCTAGTGCAATATCCTTTAGCTCGTACTTTCTTTTAAGATTTAAATTTCTTAAAATCAAAAGTATTAGTTGTGCGA of Sulfolobus sp. E5-1-F contains these proteins:
- a CDS encoding XdhC family protein; its protein translation is MSSCEIFPLISKLSAEGKRFAIVSIYKGNRLERTLVSDGKVLLGSLDKEVIGLAMEALEKGEVIQKDIEGGKLVIEPIEPRPGIIVVGSGIIAKFIAKLAVDMGYYVAVVGSGDVKEEDFPGVYAISNDLSLLEQMVDEDSIVIVANEGGKPYDIDALYIAMKNKARFVGLLASQKRAALMISLLMKRNIPLEEIKKKLHSPLGLDIGSKTSEEIALSILSEVVMELRGGTGKRLQEVKNPYLLLDDALAGKIEDKCMFVPKSLSQQ
- a CDS encoding B12-binding domain-containing radical SAM protein; the protein is MDKIFTPPIPTDKEGKAIVAPYPLRKVEAVLARSGFNVIVTTPEKLEKVVTSKGTKVIGINVHDPRGIEPVSAKLSMIFGGGETWTAKFFDELGEIVSRLKEKYHLKVVIGGAGSWQFEKDPPSWADVIFLGHAEVDFPEVVKRLEEGEALPKIIRGKYPRKLEDIPPIISPARGGEVQITRGCPRGCWFCSVTPDTFISFPIDYIMKEVQVNMKAGIKDVSLITDDMLLYGTKRLNEVNHDAIIRLYTELKRAGVDYINFAHISAAPVKLSPKTVKAMSEIAEWNEERAVSPVVGLETGSEKIFNKYMKMKAFPWNYTHWKDLIVEATAIMNESYIFPCYTMTIGYPEETDKDVEDSIKLVEYIIDHEPIAWIFPLPVIPMGLSKIRDNPLPALERLPSRYWDLLYLSWKYDLKITRRLGNAIAYTSKNPFIRSIVTYMIDKVFNTIEWYFERLKETKGKSALEYKDLNLDTTYGVIWSIFQLFKLAFSSSSLSK
- a CDS encoding acyl-CoA dehydrogenase family protein yields the protein MVLPFSSVEAFSINISEKHELFRRAVREFMERDVAPYVEKGEKEGTVPKEVLEKAKDIGLYGVAVPEQYGGQGGDTLMTAIAQEEISRVWASLSTRISVGGLFMTPILLFGNEEQKKKYVTPVARGDKVAAFANTEPAAGSDVAGIQTVAKKINGKYVINGRKIFITNGGIADYYIVTARTSPPEPNARWKGISMFIVEREWKGVKVLNRIETMGLRASNTAELAFEDVEVPAENLLGEEGNGFKYAMATFDRTRVGVAAQGVGVAQAALERMVAYSTQRFAFQSPLIGFQMVQEKIAESLTEVNTARLLTYWAASLFDRGLENEAIVAASMAKLYATDIAEKVAIRAITVHGGYGVATSTGVERLLRDVEVMRIYEGANDIQKLVILRETARRLLGIKM
- a CDS encoding DUF973 family protein; translated protein: MRKGANYFLIYSILDILMSAVIFLILISVFHLPLTINSMLARSGVYAEIALITEAVLLPIFILSLLRIREGFKLLTTSGKRLNKGTLGGTIAVVGYILVLAGLIALILIKSQQGVIPIAGRIVIGGDLVSLAGVFLIGLGYLGASNIYNNRTMKRGGTLILTWVLVAFIIGIAHSEPIEIFSEMFVSSIGLLGAYLILLGLSQILKTKQF
- a CDS encoding alcohol dehydrogenase catalytic domain-containing protein, with translation MKAAILTQFNSPFIIGNAEPKGVGVKVNVAYTGICGRDLVIWKGGFKNLKLPLILGHEIVGYYKGKPVAVYPNLNCGSCEYCKSGKENLCDNARILGEGEITGGYAEEIIVPERNIIPLPDDKLEKYAATMDPIATAIHATKLANLNKDSKVLVTGAGGGVGIHLIQYLKLLGISNVYGLSSKGERLRELGVAPISDIKGEKFDVVFELVGSKTINDSLRALKKEGTLVLIGNTEGEPITLLRPAMTIMRQHKIIGSASYTKSEYEEAIKLVGEGKIKAIYEIYELERINEAYRKMMERKILGRAVLKVI